One segment of Pseudodesulfovibrio sp. 5S69 DNA contains the following:
- a CDS encoding ABC transporter permease subunit — MTIRESKRLWLACGVGLAWFLLLLWPLLGIKPDGLEFTATFKVFGYVAVAAVFIMFFYQVKEAGYLDAVGTPAKQATNALSRAYEKAPTWLLLGIVLAAAVVYPLVTQRYAHDVAISVLIYICLGLGLNIVVGLAGLLDLGYIAFYGVGAYTYAILSINYGLSFWLCLPIAAVIAAVAGCIIGYPTLRMRGDYLAIVTLGFGEIVRLILNNWMSLTNGPNGILSIPRPELFGYEFRSLSSMYYVILALAVVTILAVYRLNYSRIGRAWEAIREDETAAELMGVNTFLLKLLAYAMGATFAGFAGAFFAARMKFVGPESFTFLESAMVLAMVILGGMGSIPGVILGVLALVALPELFRGFELYRMLVFGGAMTLMMLVRPAGIWPAKRVGRRSEEAD, encoded by the coding sequence TTGACGATACGCGAGTCTAAACGACTGTGGCTGGCCTGCGGCGTCGGGCTGGCCTGGTTCCTGCTGCTGCTGTGGCCCCTGCTCGGCATCAAGCCGGATGGACTGGAGTTCACCGCGACCTTCAAGGTCTTCGGCTACGTGGCCGTGGCCGCCGTCTTCATCATGTTCTTCTATCAGGTCAAGGAGGCGGGCTACCTCGACGCCGTGGGTACACCCGCCAAGCAGGCCACCAACGCGCTGAGCCGGGCCTACGAAAAGGCCCCCACATGGCTGCTGCTGGGCATCGTCCTGGCTGCCGCCGTAGTCTATCCTCTGGTCACCCAGCGCTATGCCCACGACGTGGCCATCAGCGTGCTCATCTACATCTGCCTCGGCCTGGGCCTGAACATCGTGGTCGGACTGGCCGGGCTGCTCGACCTCGGGTACATCGCCTTCTACGGCGTGGGCGCCTACACCTACGCCATCCTGAGCATCAATTACGGCCTGTCGTTCTGGCTCTGCCTGCCCATCGCGGCCGTCATCGCGGCCGTCGCGGGCTGCATCATCGGCTACCCGACCCTGCGCATGCGCGGCGACTATTTGGCCATCGTCACCCTGGGCTTCGGCGAGATCGTCCGGCTCATCCTGAACAACTGGATGTCCCTGACCAACGGGCCCAACGGCATCCTGTCCATTCCCAGGCCCGAGCTCTTCGGCTATGAGTTCCGCTCCCTGTCGAGCATGTACTACGTCATCCTCGCCCTGGCCGTGGTGACCATCCTGGCGGTCTACCGGCTCAACTATTCGCGCATCGGGCGCGCCTGGGAGGCCATCCGCGAGGACGAGACCGCGGCCGAGCTCATGGGCGTGAACACCTTCCTGCTCAAACTCCTGGCCTACGCCATGGGCGCGACCTTCGCGGGTTTCGCCGGGGCGTTCTTCGCCGCGCGCATGAAGTTCGTCGGCCCCGAGTCCTTCACTTTCCTGGAATCCGCCATGGTCCTGGCCATGGTCATCCTCGGCGGCATGGGCTCCATCCCCGGCGTCATCCTCGGCGTGCTCGCCCTGGTGGCCCTGCCCGAGCTCTTCCGCGGATTCGAACTCTACCGCATGCTCGTGTTCGGCGGGGCCATGACCCTGATGATGCTCGTGCGTCCGGCCGGCATCTGGCCCGCCAAACGCGTCGGCCGCCGGTCCGAGGAAGCCGATTAA
- a CDS encoding branched-chain amino acid ABC transporter permease, whose protein sequence is MDFFLQQLINGITLGGVYALIALGYTMVYGIIQLINFAHGEFFAAGGYMGVILISYLSSQGVNPYACLAISLVLSMGYCALLAMAVEQLAYKPLRQASRLAALLSALGMSIFLQNGLMLTQGVYDRPYPTEITSGGFEIGAISISYMQILIVALTAFLLVALNILVFKTRIGRAMRATAQDKVMSALVGINSNRIIALTFAVGAGLAAAAGIMVGLYYGSVNYTMGFVPGIKAFAAAVLGGIGNITGALVGGLIIGMVEIFAAGYISGEYKDVFAFIILIGVLYFKPTGIMGENVDDTRV, encoded by the coding sequence ATGGACTTTTTTCTCCAACAGCTGATCAACGGCATCACCCTCGGCGGCGTCTACGCGCTCATCGCCCTGGGCTACACCATGGTCTACGGCATCATCCAGCTCATCAACTTCGCCCACGGCGAGTTCTTTGCGGCGGGCGGCTACATGGGCGTGATCCTGATCTCCTATCTTTCCTCGCAAGGGGTGAACCCCTACGCCTGCCTGGCCATCTCCCTGGTCCTGTCCATGGGCTACTGCGCCCTGCTGGCCATGGCCGTCGAGCAGCTCGCCTACAAGCCGCTCCGGCAGGCCTCGCGCCTGGCCGCGCTGCTGTCCGCGCTGGGCATGTCCATCTTCCTGCAGAACGGGCTGATGCTCACCCAGGGCGTGTACGACCGGCCCTATCCCACGGAGATCACCTCCGGCGGGTTCGAGATCGGGGCCATCTCCATCTCCTACATGCAGATTCTCATCGTGGCCCTGACCGCCTTCCTGCTCGTGGCCCTGAACATCCTGGTCTTCAAGACCCGGATAGGCCGGGCCATGCGCGCCACGGCCCAGGACAAGGTCATGTCCGCCCTGGTCGGGATCAACTCCAACCGGATCATCGCCCTGACCTTTGCCGTGGGCGCCGGGCTGGCCGCCGCAGCGGGCATCATGGTCGGCCTGTACTACGGCTCGGTCAACTATACCATGGGCTTCGTGCCCGGCATCAAGGCGTTCGCCGCCGCCGTGCTCGGCGGCATCGGGAACATCACCGGCGCGCTGGTCGGCGGGCTGATCATCGGCATGGTCGAAATCTTCGCCGCCGGATACATCTCCGGCGAGTACAAGGACGTGTTCGCCTTCATCATCCTGATCGGCGTGCTGTACTTCAAACCCACGGGCATCATGGGAGAGAACGTTGACGATACGCGAGTCTAA
- a CDS encoding branched-chain amino acid ABC transporter substrate-binding protein, with product MKRLLVLAVALLALGLLLAGCGGEEQKAEKVLKIGTMSPLTGPYAADGNDIRQGAEIAVEVFNEAGGIPGFSKIEIISEDTACDPKQAVAAANKLINEKVTAVVGAYCSSSTIPASETLAEENIFMLTPASTNPKVTERGLKYMFRTCGRDDHQAPAAVKFMKDVEGVKTIFIVDDKTTYSQGLAEGVAKAAEAAGIKVLEHDHVNQGDKDYSAVLTKVKAAHPDLLYISLQNSATGALMVIQAKRMGIDAILMGQDAVYHPKLIEIAKGDAEGMFCTFGAIDKNAPKYKEFLAKYKAKTGNEPGAYSAYAFDSATAYLMAVKDAGTTDPAKVRDALLKLDFTGASKQIKYEENGDSGSNYTVYKVQDGKFVPYWNSLTGQKL from the coding sequence ATGAAACGTTTACTGGTACTCGCAGTTGCCCTGCTCGCTCTGGGCCTGCTCCTGGCAGGCTGCGGCGGCGAAGAGCAAAAAGCCGAGAAAGTCCTCAAGATCGGCACCATGTCCCCCTTGACCGGCCCCTACGCCGCAGACGGCAACGACATCCGCCAGGGTGCCGAGATCGCCGTGGAGGTCTTCAACGAGGCCGGCGGCATCCCCGGCTTCTCCAAGATCGAGATCATTTCCGAAGACACCGCCTGCGACCCGAAGCAGGCCGTTGCCGCAGCCAACAAGCTGATCAACGAGAAGGTCACCGCCGTTGTCGGCGCGTACTGCTCCAGCTCGACCATTCCCGCTTCCGAGACCCTGGCCGAGGAGAACATCTTCATGCTGACCCCGGCCTCCACCAACCCCAAGGTCACCGAACGCGGCCTGAAGTACATGTTCCGCACCTGCGGTCGTGACGACCACCAGGCCCCGGCCGCCGTCAAGTTCATGAAGGACGTCGAGGGCGTGAAGACCATCTTCATCGTCGACGACAAGACCACCTACTCCCAGGGCCTGGCCGAAGGCGTCGCCAAGGCCGCAGAGGCCGCAGGCATCAAGGTCCTGGAACACGACCACGTCAACCAGGGCGACAAGGACTACTCCGCCGTGCTGACCAAGGTGAAGGCCGCCCATCCGGACCTGCTCTACATCTCCCTGCAGAACTCCGCCACCGGCGCGCTCATGGTCATCCAGGCCAAGCGCATGGGCATCGACGCCATCCTCATGGGCCAGGACGCCGTCTACCATCCGAAACTCATCGAGATCGCCAAGGGTGATGCCGAGGGCATGTTCTGCACCTTCGGCGCCATCGACAAGAACGCTCCCAAGTACAAGGAGTTCCTGGCCAAGTACAAGGCCAAGACCGGCAACGAGCCCGGCGCCTACTCCGCCTATGCCTTCGACTCCGCCACCGCGTACCTGATGGCCGTCAAGGATGCGGGCACCACCGATCCCGCCAAGGTCCGCGACGCGCTGCTCAAGCTCGACTTCACCGGCGCCTCCAAGCAGATCAAGTACGAGGAGAACGGCGACTCCGGCTCCAACTACACCGTGTACAAGGTCCAGGACGGCAAGTTCGTGCCCTACTGGAACTCCCTGACCGGCCAAAAGCTCTAG
- a CDS encoding ABC transporter ATP-binding protein: MANLTLDDICVRFGGLQALTDVAFSVSEGEVVGLIGPNGAGKTTVFNVITGVYKASSGSVSYDGTKITGLRPYQVLSMGIARTFQNIRLFQNMTALENCMVAQHSRSKSGVAGAILRSPSQRREEERIIEKSQKALDFMGLGRRADEVASNMPYGHQRRLEIARALASEPHTILLDEPAAGLNPAESKELMESIGRITDLGINVLMVEHDMKVVMGICNRIVVLDHGVMIAEGLPEEIQKNPDVIEAYLGQ; encoded by the coding sequence ATGGCAAATCTCACTCTTGACGATATCTGTGTCCGCTTCGGCGGGTTGCAGGCCTTGACCGATGTGGCCTTTTCCGTGTCCGAGGGCGAGGTCGTGGGGCTGATCGGTCCCAACGGGGCGGGCAAGACCACGGTGTTCAACGTTATCACCGGCGTGTACAAGGCGTCCAGTGGCTCGGTCTCCTACGACGGCACGAAAATCACCGGGCTCAGGCCCTATCAGGTCCTGTCCATGGGCATCGCCCGGACTTTCCAGAATATCCGCCTCTTCCAGAACATGACCGCGCTGGAGAACTGCATGGTCGCCCAGCACAGCCGTTCCAAATCCGGCGTGGCGGGCGCGATCCTGCGCAGCCCCTCACAGCGGCGCGAGGAGGAACGGATCATCGAGAAGTCCCAGAAGGCGCTCGACTTCATGGGGTTGGGCCGCCGGGCCGACGAGGTGGCCTCGAACATGCCCTACGGCCACCAGCGCAGGCTCGAAATCGCCCGTGCCCTGGCCAGCGAGCCGCATACCATCCTGCTGGACGAGCCCGCAGCCGGTCTGAATCCGGCCGAGTCCAAGGAGCTGATGGAGTCCATCGGCCGGATCACCGACCTGGGCATCAACGTGCTCATGGTCGAACACGACATGAAAGTCGTCATGGGCATCTGCAACCGCATCGTCGTACTCGACCACGGCGTAATGATCGCCGAGGGGCTGCCTGAAGAGATTCAGAAGAACCCCGACGTGATTGAGGCATATTTGGGCCAGTAA
- a CDS encoding SDR family oxidoreductase, protein MAKTILITGATAGFGQAMAHRFAAEGWNLVITGRRAQRLEELKAALAPAEVYTLAFDVRDRGACEQAIKTLPGAFANIDVLVNNAGLALGLEPAQACDLDDWETMIDTNIKGLTYMTRAVLPGMVERNTGHVVNLGSVAGTYPYPGGNCYGGTKAFVNHFSKNLRADLLGTKVRVTNIEPGLCETEFSVVRFKGDKAAADKVYEGTQPITPVDIAECVFWTTNLPAHVNINSLEVMPVQQAFAPFAISRDK, encoded by the coding sequence ATGGCAAAAACCATACTCATCACCGGCGCCACCGCCGGGTTCGGACAGGCCATGGCCCACCGCTTCGCGGCAGAGGGCTGGAATCTCGTCATCACCGGCCGCCGCGCCCAGCGCCTTGAGGAACTCAAGGCCGCGCTCGCCCCTGCCGAGGTGTACACCCTGGCGTTCGACGTGCGCGACCGCGGGGCGTGCGAGCAGGCCATAAAAACCCTGCCCGGCGCGTTCGCGAACATCGACGTGCTGGTCAACAACGCGGGCCTGGCATTGGGCCTGGAGCCCGCCCAGGCGTGCGATCTGGACGACTGGGAGACCATGATCGACACCAACATCAAGGGGCTGACCTACATGACCCGCGCCGTGCTGCCGGGCATGGTCGAGCGCAACACGGGCCACGTGGTCAACCTCGGGTCCGTGGCCGGGACCTACCCCTATCCGGGCGGCAACTGCTACGGCGGCACCAAGGCGTTCGTGAACCACTTCTCCAAGAACCTGCGCGCCGACCTGCTCGGCACCAAGGTCCGGGTGACCAACATCGAGCCCGGCCTGTGCGAGACCGAGTTCTCCGTGGTCCGGTTCAAGGGCGACAAGGCGGCTGCGGACAAGGTCTACGAGGGCACCCAGCCGATCACCCCCGTCGACATCGCCGAGTGCGTCTTCTGGACCACCAACCTGCCCGCCCACGTGAACATCAACTCCCTTGAGGTCATGCCCGTGCAGCAGGCCTTCGCTCCATTCGCCATTTCGCGCGACAAGTAG
- the qmoC gene encoding quinone-interacting membrane-bound oxidoreductase complex subunit QmoC → MSNTVKVQPDLKFVKELQAVGGDSLKKCYQCATCSVVCPLSPADSPYPRKEMVWAQWGLKDRLVNDMDIWLCHNCGTCSDLCPRGAKPGDLLSALRNMAYRNLAPLPIIGKWMSSSSGLLPLAAIPAIIYALIWILQASRLGSFLPTFEFDHATHAWKAVADGQIAFGGLFVGDYFIDPIFGLVFLFMLWGFYAGVRNMLKAFDDQPKTFIVGRKGEPSFCACLIDTVKYEILQHTQFLDCTDEDSDELDINRATGHRWLMFAFIALMVVTGVVAAGHWGGWFFRQIGAEGLGNILAAIGHTPMPWWSPVKLLAYVGAGLGIYGLLALTKRRVNLDQSKQSSSWYDWYLLTLIWTIFLTGLGAFVFRLLGVALLAYPIYYVHLISVFMLLAYLPWSKLGHLVYRTVALSYAKKIGRIPMGADK, encoded by the coding sequence ATGTCCAATACCGTCAAGGTACAACCGGACCTTAAGTTCGTTAAAGAGTTGCAGGCCGTGGGCGGCGACTCCCTGAAGAAGTGCTACCAGTGCGCCACCTGTTCGGTGGTCTGTCCCCTGTCCCCCGCCGACAGCCCGTATCCCCGCAAGGAGATGGTCTGGGCCCAGTGGGGTCTCAAGGACCGCCTGGTCAATGATATGGATATCTGGCTCTGCCACAACTGCGGCACCTGTTCCGACCTGTGCCCGCGCGGCGCCAAGCCGGGCGACCTGCTGTCCGCCCTGCGCAACATGGCCTACCGCAACCTGGCCCCGCTGCCGATCATCGGCAAGTGGATGTCCAGCTCCAGCGGGCTGCTGCCCCTGGCCGCCATCCCGGCGATCATCTACGCGTTGATCTGGATTCTCCAGGCCTCGCGTCTGGGCTCCTTCCTGCCCACCTTCGAGTTCGACCACGCGACGCACGCGTGGAAAGCCGTTGCTGACGGCCAGATCGCCTTTGGCGGCCTGTTTGTCGGCGACTACTTCATCGACCCGATCTTCGGACTGGTCTTCCTGTTCATGCTCTGGGGCTTCTACGCGGGCGTCCGGAACATGCTCAAGGCCTTTGACGACCAGCCCAAGACCTTCATCGTGGGCCGCAAGGGCGAGCCGAGCTTCTGCGCCTGCCTGATCGACACGGTCAAGTACGAGATCCTCCAGCACACCCAGTTCCTGGATTGCACCGACGAGGACTCCGACGAGCTCGACATCAATCGGGCCACCGGTCATCGCTGGCTCATGTTCGCCTTCATCGCCCTCATGGTCGTCACCGGCGTGGTCGCCGCCGGCCACTGGGGCGGCTGGTTCTTCCGCCAGATCGGCGCCGAAGGACTGGGCAACATCCTGGCCGCCATCGGCCATACCCCCATGCCCTGGTGGTCGCCGGTCAAGCTGCTGGCCTACGTGGGCGCGGGCCTGGGCATCTACGGCCTCCTGGCCCTGACCAAACGCCGGGTCAACCTGGACCAGTCCAAGCAGTCCTCCAGTTGGTACGATTGGTACCTGCTGACCCTGATCTGGACCATCTTCCTGACCGGTCTCGGCGCCTTCGTATTCCGTCTGCTGGGCGTGGCCCTGTTGGCCTACCCGATCTACTACGTGCATCTGATTAGCGTGTTCATGCTGCTGGCGTACCTGCCGTGGTCCAAGCTGGGCCACCTGGTCTACCGCACCGTGGCCTTGTCCTACGCCAAGAAGATTGGCCGCATCCCCATGGGCGCCGACAAATAG
- a CDS encoding FAD-dependent oxidoreductase: MAEKLGVYICGGCDIGANLDVDALAQFCANGKHSSVVAVAKSNPVLCSPEGKAMIEADIAENELDGVVCCACSPRAKWDVFKFGDKVQVERVSLREQCVWSYEEDPKFPGQMEVIAKDYCNMGIIKLANSRIPAPELPDAFKTVLVVGGGFTGLNAALNAASLGYQVVLVEKAETLGGKAATMYKSFPLGAPYSEREQQINIKDVIAKVEANDKITVITGATLDSLAGAPAQYKATIAGKEYEIGAVVMATGWIPGKQKFLAPLGYGTIKNVVTTAELENMAANGGIKTADGRTPSSVAFIVDTSLLTKNVSYDPCGEACEGPEEMPCKEDDESQCSDECETYQYADKESAKHLAYSSELTSLVALKQANYVRELAPDAVAYIVYDHMMVPGINEKYYQAAQDDPGVMLTKGTVTEVSEAGSSVVVKAKNTLLGEDVELVADMVVVPTAIVPTTAADPTMNFVYRQGPAFPDLELFDGFADSNYICFPYETRRTGVYAAGCVRQPMGLGLAAEDAAGAALKAIQCIESANRGVSVHPRSGDLSFPEFNFMRCTQCKRCTEECPFGALDDDEKGTPMPNPTRCRRCGTCMGACPERVISFANYGISQIGQAIKEVKVPDTLDEGGPRIIVLACENDAYPALDMAAMRGKSWSPYVRFLPVRCLGSVNAIWVADAMSKGVDGVMLLGCKYGDDYQCHFVKGSELCNRRKENIAESLGRLGVEPERVEQYEVSIDMYDKVPEMIDEFVENITTNFGPNPFKGY; the protein is encoded by the coding sequence ATGGCTGAAAAGCTTGGAGTATATATCTGTGGAGGCTGTGACATCGGGGCCAACCTTGATGTCGACGCCCTGGCCCAGTTCTGCGCCAACGGCAAACACTCCTCCGTTGTTGCCGTGGCCAAGTCCAACCCGGTGCTGTGCAGCCCGGAGGGCAAGGCCATGATCGAGGCCGACATCGCCGAAAACGAACTCGACGGCGTGGTCTGCTGCGCCTGCTCGCCCCGCGCCAAGTGGGACGTCTTCAAGTTCGGCGACAAAGTCCAGGTGGAACGCGTCTCGCTGCGCGAGCAGTGCGTCTGGTCCTACGAGGAAGACCCCAAATTCCCCGGCCAGATGGAAGTCATCGCCAAGGACTACTGCAACATGGGAATCATCAAGCTGGCCAACAGCCGGATTCCCGCGCCGGAACTGCCCGACGCCTTCAAGACCGTCCTGGTCGTGGGCGGCGGCTTCACCGGCCTGAACGCGGCCCTGAACGCCGCCAGCCTGGGCTACCAGGTGGTCCTGGTCGAAAAGGCCGAGACCCTGGGCGGCAAGGCTGCCACCATGTACAAGTCCTTCCCGCTGGGCGCGCCCTATTCCGAGCGCGAGCAGCAGATCAACATCAAGGACGTCATCGCCAAGGTCGAGGCCAACGACAAGATCACGGTCATCACCGGCGCCACCCTGGATTCCCTGGCTGGCGCGCCGGCCCAGTACAAGGCCACCATCGCGGGCAAGGAATACGAGATCGGCGCGGTCGTCATGGCCACCGGCTGGATTCCGGGCAAGCAGAAGTTCCTGGCCCCGCTGGGTTACGGCACCATCAAGAACGTGGTCACCACCGCCGAGCTTGAGAACATGGCGGCCAACGGCGGCATCAAGACCGCCGACGGCAGGACCCCGTCCTCCGTGGCCTTCATCGTCGACACCTCCCTGCTGACCAAGAACGTGTCCTACGATCCCTGCGGCGAAGCCTGCGAGGGACCCGAGGAGATGCCCTGCAAGGAAGACGACGAGTCCCAGTGCTCGGACGAGTGCGAGACCTACCAGTACGCCGACAAGGAATCCGCCAAGCACCTGGCCTACTCCTCGGAGCTGACCTCCCTGGTCGCCCTGAAGCAGGCCAACTACGTGCGCGAACTCGCCCCCGACGCCGTGGCCTACATCGTCTATGACCACATGATGGTCCCCGGCATCAACGAGAAATACTATCAGGCCGCCCAGGACGATCCGGGCGTCATGCTGACCAAGGGCACGGTCACGGAAGTCTCCGAGGCCGGTTCCTCCGTGGTCGTCAAGGCCAAGAACACACTGCTCGGCGAGGACGTCGAACTGGTCGCCGACATGGTCGTGGTACCCACCGCCATCGTCCCGACCACCGCGGCCGATCCGACCATGAACTTCGTCTACCGCCAGGGCCCGGCCTTCCCGGACCTCGAGCTGTTCGACGGATTCGCGGATTCCAACTACATCTGCTTCCCGTATGAGACCCGCCGCACGGGCGTCTACGCCGCCGGTTGCGTGCGTCAGCCCATGGGTCTGGGCCTCGCCGCCGAGGACGCGGCCGGTGCCGCCCTCAAGGCCATCCAGTGCATCGAGTCCGCCAACCGCGGCGTGTCCGTGCATCCCCGGTCCGGCGACCTGAGCTTCCCCGAGTTCAACTTCATGCGCTGCACTCAGTGCAAGCGCTGCACCGAGGAATGCCCGTTCGGCGCTCTGGACGACGACGAGAAGGGCACGCCTATGCCCAACCCGACCCGCTGCCGCCGCTGCGGTACCTGCATGGGTGCCTGCCCGGAGCGCGTCATCAGCTTCGCCAACTACGGCATCAGCCAGATCGGCCAGGCCATCAAGGAAGTGAAGGTTCCCGACACCCTGGACGAGGGCGGTCCCCGCATCATCGTCCTGGCCTGCGAAAACGACGCCTACCCGGCCCTGGACATGGCTGCCATGCGCGGCAAGTCCTGGTCCCCGTATGTCCGCTTCCTGCCGGTGCGCTGCCTCGGCTCGGTCAACGCCATCTGGGTCGCCGACGCCATGAGCAAGGGCGTTGACGGCGTGATGTTGCTCGGCTGCAAGTACGGCGACGACTACCAGTGTCACTTTGTCAAGGGCTCCGAGCTGTGCAACCGCCGCAAGGAGAACATCGCGGAGTCCCTGGGACGCCTCGGTGTCGAACCCGAACGCGTCGAGCAGTACGAGGTCTCCATCGACATGTACGACAAGGTACCTGAAATGATCGATGAGTTCGTCGAGAACATCACCACCAACTTCGGCCCCAACCCGTTCAAGGGTTACTAG
- a CDS encoding CoB--CoM heterodisulfide reductase iron-sulfur subunit A family protein, which translates to MSNNSILVVGGGFAGITAALEAAEIGYEVYIVETNPYLGGRVAQLNQYFPKLCPPSCGLEIQFQRIKNNPNVKVITMADVTSVSGSAGNYDVKITQRPRYVNEKCTACGECEKATSTKVTSEFDFGTGSRGLAYKTHPFMFPMRYVVDAENASETELAAIKNACPYDAVDTDDAPKSIDLAVGAIVVATGWKPYDVANLTNLGGGKLKNVVTNMQFERLCAPNGPTGGKIKRPSDGAEPQKIAFVQCAGSRDQNHLNYCSYICCMASLKHVRYVRERSDASATIYYIDLRTPGRYDKFKSITEADDKLSLVKGKVAAIVEDADGNPIVTVENALTGIKTDEKYDMVVLATGMQPSCAGLQVPAGAIDADGFVIDGEGIIAAGCAKQPLDVMKTAQSGTAAAMKAIQTVVGR; encoded by the coding sequence ATGTCGAATAACAGTATTCTCGTCGTAGGCGGAGGATTCGCAGGAATCACCGCCGCCCTCGAAGCCGCCGAAATCGGCTACGAGGTGTACATCGTTGAAACCAATCCCTACCTCGGTGGACGGGTTGCGCAGCTGAACCAGTATTTTCCCAAGCTGTGCCCCCCCTCCTGCGGTCTGGAGATTCAGTTCCAGCGCATCAAAAACAACCCCAACGTCAAGGTCATCACCATGGCCGACGTCACGTCGGTTTCCGGCTCGGCCGGCAACTACGACGTGAAGATCACGCAGCGCCCGCGCTACGTGAACGAAAAGTGTACCGCCTGCGGCGAGTGCGAGAAGGCCACCTCCACCAAGGTGACTTCCGAGTTCGACTTCGGCACCGGCTCCCGCGGCCTGGCGTACAAGACCCATCCCTTCATGTTCCCCATGCGCTACGTGGTGGACGCCGAGAATGCCTCCGAGACCGAGTTGGCCGCCATCAAGAACGCCTGCCCGTACGACGCCGTGGATACCGATGACGCGCCCAAGTCCATCGATCTGGCCGTCGGCGCCATCGTCGTGGCCACCGGCTGGAAGCCCTACGACGTGGCCAACCTGACCAACCTGGGCGGGGGCAAGCTGAAGAACGTGGTCACCAACATGCAGTTCGAGCGTCTGTGCGCGCCCAACGGCCCGACCGGCGGCAAGATAAAGAGGCCTTCCGACGGCGCCGAGCCCCAGAAGATCGCCTTTGTCCAGTGCGCCGGTTCCCGCGATCAGAACCACCTGAACTACTGCTCGTACATCTGCTGCATGGCTTCGCTCAAGCATGTCCGCTATGTCCGGGAGCGTTCCGACGCGAGCGCGACGATCTACTACATCGACCTGCGCACCCCCGGCCGCTACGACAAGTTCAAGTCCATCACCGAGGCTGACGACAAGCTCAGCCTGGTCAAGGGCAAGGTGGCCGCCATCGTCGAGGACGCCGACGGCAATCCGATCGTCACCGTGGAAAATGCCCTGACCGGCATCAAGACCGACGAGAAGTACGACATGGTCGTGCTGGCCACCGGCATGCAGCCCAGCTGCGCCGGCCTCCAGGTTCCGGCCGGAGCCATCGACGCCGACGGTTTCGTCATAGACGGCGAGGGCATCATCGCCGCCGGTTGCGCCAAGCAGCCTCTTGATGTCATGAAGACCGCCCAGTCCGGCACCGCCGCCGCGATGAAGGCGATTCAAACCGTGGTAGGGAGGTAA